One Solirubrobacterales bacterium genomic window carries:
- the rplQ gene encoding 50S ribosomal protein L17: protein MRHAKKRNKLGRSPSHRKSLLSNLSKELIEHERIQTSQAKAKAAKPEIEKLITLAKRGDLHARRQALSTLRQDKFAVHKLFEEIAPRYAERPGGYTRIVKIGPRRSDSTEMVFLELV from the coding sequence ATGCGCCACGCCAAGAAGAGAAACAAGCTGGGGCGGAGCCCCTCCCACCGCAAGTCGCTGCTCAGCAACCTCTCAAAGGAACTGATCGAACACGAGCGGATCCAGACCAGCCAGGCCAAGGCGAAGGCGGCCAAGCCGGAGATCGAGAAGCTGATCACCCTCGCCAAGCGGGGCGACCTCCACGCCCGCCGTCAGGCCCTCTCGACGCTGCGTCAGGACAAGTTCGCGGTCCACAAGCTGTTCGAGGAGATCGCTCCCCGCTACGCCGAACGTCCCGGTGGCTACACCCGGATCGTCAAGATCGGCCCCCGCCGGTCCGATTCGACCGAGATGGTCTTCCTGGAGCTCGTCTGA